One Halobacterium zhouii genomic region harbors:
- a CDS encoding NOB1 family endonuclease, with amino-acid sequence MRVLDSSAFIHDYDPDGPVASVPAVRDELKDSAGYRFDAMAGSGMTVQSPGDDALRAVRSAALATGDRDALSETDVSVLAVAHELDATLVTDDYAMQNVAGELGVGVEAIAQEGITERRDWHFQCQGCGREFDDDRDRCPVCGSGLERKNPR; translated from the coding sequence GTGCGCGTTCTCGACTCGTCGGCGTTCATCCACGACTACGACCCCGACGGGCCGGTCGCGAGCGTGCCCGCCGTCCGCGACGAGTTGAAGGACTCCGCTGGCTACCGCTTCGACGCGATGGCGGGCAGCGGCATGACCGTGCAGTCGCCCGGAGACGACGCGTTGCGGGCGGTCCGGAGCGCCGCGCTCGCCACGGGCGACCGCGACGCGCTCTCCGAGACCGACGTGTCGGTGCTGGCAGTCGCCCACGAACTCGACGCGACACTCGTTACGGACGACTACGCGATGCAGAACGTCGCCGGCGAACTCGGGGTCGGCGTCGAAGCCATCGCCCAGGAAGGAATCACGGAGCGCCGGGACTGGCACTTCCAGTGCCAGGGGTGTGGCCGCGAGTTCGACGACGACCGCGACCGGTGTCCGGTCTGCGGGAGCGGCCTCGAGCGGAAGAATCCGCGTTAG
- the infB gene encoding translation initiation factor IF-2: MSDADTTETTGDLRTPIVAVLGHVDHGKTSLLDKIRGSTVIEGEAGAITQHIGATAVPLDVVSRVAGSLVDPEEFDLPGLLFIDTPGHHSFSTLRSRGGALADIAILVVDVNDGFQPLTEEAIRILKDTGTPFVVAANKVDTIPGWNPNEDAPIKQTYEAQSDRVRSQLDEKLYEIIGELSGAEFSSDLYWRVQDFRKNIGVIPVSAETGEGVPDLLTVLMGLAQRYMKEDMEVDIAGPGAGTVLEVKDEQGFGTTLDVILYDGTVRQGDTIVVGGTNDTIVTEVRALLKPRELAEIRTEKRFDDVEELKAAAGVKIAAPDLDDAMAGAPVRVVGDRDVDDVVEEVEAELAEVAVETADEGVVVKADTLGSLEALANALEEAEIPVMAAEVGDIAPRDVAMATTVDEEKHRIILGFNVDTLADAERKAEEEDVRVFDSDVIYRLVEEYEEFVESREREQREAIFENIVRPARFRILQDHVFRQNDPAVVGVEVNSGTLKRNTPVGYFDGNEFQRVGVLKGIQDQGEDVDEARAGNRVSVSIDGPTVGRDIEEGDELWVDVPEKHAKVLEQELVEEIPADEREALHMFLETQRNRDPFWGK, translated from the coding sequence ATGTCCGACGCAGACACCACAGAGACCACCGGGGACCTCCGGACGCCCATCGTGGCGGTCCTCGGTCACGTCGACCACGGGAAGACCAGCCTACTGGACAAGATTCGGGGCTCCACCGTCATCGAGGGGGAGGCCGGCGCCATCACGCAGCACATCGGCGCGACAGCCGTCCCGCTCGACGTCGTCTCGCGGGTCGCGGGGAGCCTCGTCGACCCCGAGGAGTTCGATTTGCCTGGTTTGTTGTTCATCGACACACCCGGCCACCACTCCTTTTCGACGCTTCGCTCGCGGGGCGGCGCGCTCGCGGACATCGCCATCCTCGTCGTGGACGTCAACGACGGGTTCCAGCCCCTTACCGAGGAGGCAATCCGCATCCTGAAGGACACCGGCACGCCGTTCGTCGTCGCGGCGAACAAGGTCGACACCATCCCGGGGTGGAACCCGAACGAGGACGCGCCGATCAAGCAGACCTACGAGGCCCAGTCCGACCGCGTTCGCTCCCAGCTCGACGAGAAGCTGTACGAGATCATCGGCGAACTGTCGGGCGCGGAGTTCTCCTCGGACCTCTACTGGCGCGTGCAGGACTTCCGGAAGAACATCGGCGTCATCCCTGTCTCCGCGGAGACCGGCGAGGGCGTCCCGGACCTCCTCACGGTGCTGATGGGGCTCGCCCAGCGCTACATGAAAGAGGACATGGAAGTCGACATCGCGGGGCCGGGCGCGGGCACCGTCCTCGAGGTGAAAGACGAGCAGGGGTTCGGGACGACCCTCGACGTCATCCTCTACGACGGCACCGTCCGGCAGGGCGACACCATCGTCGTCGGCGGGACGAACGACACTATCGTCACGGAGGTCCGGGCGCTCCTGAAACCACGCGAACTCGCGGAGATCCGGACGGAGAAGCGCTTCGACGACGTCGAGGAACTGAAGGCCGCAGCAGGGGTCAAGATCGCGGCGCCCGACCTCGACGACGCGATGGCGGGCGCGCCCGTCCGCGTCGTGGGTGACCGCGACGTCGACGACGTCGTCGAGGAAGTGGAGGCGGAACTCGCGGAGGTCGCTGTCGAGACCGCAGACGAGGGCGTGGTCGTGAAGGCGGACACGCTCGGCAGCCTCGAGGCGCTCGCGAACGCCCTCGAGGAGGCCGAGATTCCGGTGATGGCCGCGGAAGTGGGGGACATCGCGCCCCGTGACGTGGCGATGGCGACCACCGTCGACGAAGAGAAACACCGCATCATCCTGGGATTCAACGTGGACACGCTCGCCGACGCCGAGCGGAAGGCCGAGGAAGAGGACGTGCGCGTGTTCGACAGCGACGTCATCTACCGCCTGGTCGAGGAGTACGAGGAGTTCGTGGAGAGCCGCGAGCGCGAGCAGCGCGAGGCCATCTTCGAGAACATCGTGCGCCCGGCGCGCTTCCGCATTTTGCAGGACCACGTGTTCCGGCAGAACGACCCCGCGGTGGTCGGCGTCGAAGTGAACTCGGGGACGTTGAAGCGCAACACCCCCGTGGGCTACTTCGACGGCAACGAGTTCCAGCGCGTCGGCGTACTGAAAGGCATCCAGGACCAGGGCGAGGACGTCGACGAGGCGCGCGCGGGCAACCGCGTGAGCGTCTCCATCGACGGTCCGACCGTGGGCCGCGACATCGAGGAGGGCGACGAACTCTGGGTGGACGTCCCGGAGAAACACGCGAAGGTCTTAGAGCAGGAACTCGTCGAGGAGATCCCCGCCGACGAGCGCGAAGCGCTGCACATGTTCCTCGAGACCCAGCGCAACCGCGACCCGTTCTGGGGCAAGTAG
- a CDS encoding DUF5811 family protein, whose translation MHGNSPHVGEDPVEADITATQRRALRSSISAIAAQTRDYLPDEYVVGSDISQGMQGVQVTVAVRPPVGNPVSAGFTPEFDDAGDDDLIPLEDREEVARGLAASAALQVKHALGDDIPPTAR comes from the coding sequence ATGCACGGGAACTCACCGCACGTCGGCGAAGACCCAGTGGAGGCCGACATCACGGCCACACAGCGACGTGCGCTTCGAAGCAGCATCTCGGCGATCGCCGCACAAACTCGAGACTACCTGCCCGACGAGTACGTCGTCGGCTCCGACATCAGTCAGGGGATGCAGGGCGTCCAGGTCACCGTCGCCGTCCGCCCGCCCGTCGGCAATCCCGTCAGCGCCGGCTTCACGCCCGAGTTCGACGACGCCGGGGACGACGACCTCATCCCCCTGGAGGACCGCGAGGAGGTCGCCCGCGGTCTCGCCGCGAGCGCCGCTCTCCAGGTGAAACACGCACTCGGCGACGACATCCCGCCGACTGCCCGGTAG
- a CDS encoding PRC-barrel domain-containing protein yields the protein MSDILAENLSGKAVMGSDGTELGMLYNITMDLKSGKLEDLLVEPHEDSTVTVDFPADDEGHYRVPVGRVQAVKDYIVVQR from the coding sequence ATGTCCGACATCCTCGCCGAGAACCTCTCCGGGAAGGCCGTGATGGGGTCAGATGGCACGGAACTCGGGATGCTGTACAACATCACGATGGATCTGAAAAGCGGGAAACTCGAGGACCTGCTCGTGGAACCCCACGAGGATTCGACGGTGACCGTGGATTTCCCGGCGGACGACGAGGGGCACTACCGCGTGCCGGTGGGCCGCGTGCAGGCGGTGAAGGATTACATCGTCGTGCAGCGATAG
- a CDS encoding pyruvoyl-dependent arginine decarboxylase, with the protein MTIRVVWGTGTGPTEMAAYDAALADANVHNYNLVAVSSVIPADVDVEAVGTAPGLGPAGNRLTVVEAHASGAGPCQLSAGLGWAESGGGPGLFYEDAGESDAADVEKRVRAGLDAGKELRDWAFERDRLQSVTIDVDSGEYGAAVVLAAYGESTPIVGE; encoded by the coding sequence ATGACCATCCGAGTCGTCTGGGGGACCGGCACGGGGCCGACCGAGATGGCGGCCTACGACGCCGCGCTCGCGGACGCGAACGTACACAACTACAACCTCGTCGCGGTTTCGTCGGTGATCCCCGCGGACGTCGACGTGGAGGCCGTCGGCACCGCGCCGGGCCTCGGACCGGCGGGGAACCGCCTGACGGTCGTGGAGGCGCACGCGAGCGGCGCGGGGCCGTGCCAGTTGAGCGCGGGACTCGGGTGGGCCGAGAGCGGAGGCGGCCCCGGTCTGTTCTACGAGGACGCCGGCGAGTCCGACGCCGCCGACGTGGAAAAGCGCGTTCGCGCCGGCCTCGACGCGGGGAAGGAACTGCGCGACTGGGCGTTCGAGCGCGACCGCCTGCAGTCGGTGACGATAGACGTCGACTCAGGCGAGTACGGCGCGGCGGTCGTCCTCGCTGCGTATGGCGAGAGCACACCCATCGTCGGCGAGTAG